A window of the Alkalibaculum bacchi genome harbors these coding sequences:
- a CDS encoding Ppx/GppA phosphatase family protein produces the protein MKKYAVIDIGTNSTRLLIASVEEDRIIHREKHLITTRMGQGVDENKIINQETILRNVEALKEFKELSESKGVDGFIVFGTSALRDAKNASEFIDLAKKDLGLTVDILDGQTEARYAFLGVSEQYKGEPIIIMDVGGGSTELICAAKGRILNSISFDMGAVRMTERFIKNDPPIDRELRDISHMVQETLRAANKMEESFTIIGVGGTATTLSQIVQEMEEYTPEKIHNSEVFLEDIDKMIKKFSMLKDEQRKKILGLNPQRSDIITAGAIIVSEVLKRYKKESFKTSDYDNLEGAIFNFLKK, from the coding sequence ATGAAAAAATACGCCGTAATTGATATTGGAACAAATTCTACACGACTTCTTATTGCCTCTGTTGAGGAGGATAGAATTATTCATAGAGAAAAGCATTTAATTACTACTCGCATGGGACAAGGAGTGGATGAGAATAAGATCATTAATCAAGAGACTATTCTCAGAAATGTAGAAGCTCTTAAAGAGTTTAAAGAACTAAGTGAGAGTAAAGGAGTCGATGGGTTTATTGTTTTTGGTACCAGTGCCCTTAGGGATGCGAAAAATGCCAGTGAATTTATAGATTTGGCTAAGAAGGACTTGGGTTTAACAGTAGATATTTTAGATGGTCAGACAGAAGCTAGATATGCTTTTTTAGGTGTAAGTGAACAATATAAGGGAGAGCCTATTATTATTATGGATGTAGGAGGGGGCAGTACAGAGTTAATTTGTGCAGCTAAGGGCAGAATTTTAAATAGTATAAGTTTTGATATGGGCGCAGTGCGGATGACAGAGAGATTTATAAAAAATGATCCACCTATAGACCGAGAGCTAAGAGATATTAGTCATATGGTACAGGAAACCTTAAGAGCAGCAAATAAAATGGAGGAATCTTTTACAATAATTGGTGTAGGGGGAACAGCTACCACATTGTCTCAAATAGTTCAAGAAATGGAAGAGTATACTCCAGAAAAAATACACAATAGTGAAGTTTTTTTAGAAGATATAGATAAAATGATTAAAAAATTTTCTATGCTTAAAGATGAACAGCGAAAAAAAATCTTGGGACTAAATCCTCAAAGATCTGATATCATAACAGCTGGCGCCATCATTGTTTCTGAAGTTTTAAAGCGTTATAAAAAGGAATCTTTTAAGACAAGTGATTACGATAATTTAGAAGGTGCTATTTTTAATTTTTTAAAAAAGTAA
- the yabP gene encoding sporulation protein YabP, producing the protein MDDQKIMGTGKVELISREELRLSGVKDVHSFNEETVILETHLGLLTIGGQDLHIVKLNLEGGELEVKGIIDSFVYSDESSLFKKGEGIFSRLFK; encoded by the coding sequence ATGGACGATCAAAAAATAATGGGAACGGGTAAAGTAGAGTTAATATCTAGAGAAGAACTAAGATTATCTGGGGTTAAAGATGTACATAGTTTTAATGAAGAGACAGTTATTTTAGAGACGCATTTGGGTTTATTAACTATAGGTGGTCAGGATTTACATATTGTCAAATTAAATTTAGAGGGTGGAGAACTAGAGGTAAAGGGAATCATTGATTCTTTTGTTTATAGCGATGAAAGTAGTCTATTTAAAAAAGGAGAAGGTATTTTTAGCAGATTATTTAAATAG
- a CDS encoding FtsB family cell division protein produces MKKKRKINKGRLLIIVGILCFFLYNIISVEVQYYQLKNQKKELELQLSQEKDKLEQLDNELTQMESEKYIEMLARKYFGLVYPEEKVIIEVESEEK; encoded by the coding sequence GTGAAAAAGAAAAGAAAAATAAATAAAGGTCGACTGCTAATTATCGTAGGAATACTTTGCTTTTTTCTTTATAATATTATCTCCGTAGAAGTGCAGTATTATCAACTCAAGAATCAAAAAAAAGAACTTGAGCTTCAGCTATCCCAAGAAAAGGACAAACTAGAACAATTAGATAATGAGCTTACTCAAATGGAATCTGAAAAATATATTGAGATGTTAGCCAGGAAATATTTTGGACTAGTCTACCCTGAAGAAAAAGTAATAATAGAAGTAGAATCTGAAGAAAAGTAG
- a CDS encoding S1 RNA-binding domain-containing protein, with protein sequence MPFEVNQIVEGVVKSITKFGAFVDIGGKVGLVHISEVADGFVKEVSDYLKENDTVKVKIISINEGKVGLSIRQAQPKKEQPPKQQPPKQQYKPRNNHYKKNESNNHAPTFDDQLSQFLKDSEERQQALKKNAKKAKNRCFNR encoded by the coding sequence ATGCCATTTGAGGTAAATCAAATAGTAGAAGGTGTAGTAAAAAGCATTACAAAATTTGGTGCATTTGTTGATATTGGAGGCAAAGTTGGTTTAGTCCATATCTCTGAAGTAGCAGATGGATTTGTAAAGGAAGTTTCAGACTATTTAAAAGAAAATGACACTGTAAAAGTAAAGATTATTTCCATCAATGAAGGGAAAGTAGGATTATCCATACGACAAGCGCAACCTAAAAAGGAACAACCCCCAAAACAGCAACCCCCCAAACAACAATATAAGCCAAGAAATAATCATTATAAGAAGAACGAAAGCAACAATCACGCCCCTACTTTTGATGATCAACTTAGTCAATTCCTAAAGGATAGTGAAGAAAGACAACAAGCTCTTAAGAAAAACGCTAAGAAAGCAAAAAATAGGTGTTTTAATAGATAA
- the yabQ gene encoding spore cortex biosynthesis protein YabQ — translation MNENIYLQVYVFLYTLYGGIIIGILYDFVDVLINDNLIKRRSISDLLFWAFAFSIIVGLLFYVNNINFRFYNLLGFGLGWFIYFFTLSKLVRRVFHLIKEIIRLIGRKIICFFKIITFPIRKIAQKSKAVNNLWRKIINKVVKDFKKYKSYLFKS, via the coding sequence ATGAATGAAAATATCTATTTGCAAGTCTATGTATTCCTCTATACTTTGTATGGAGGAATAATCATTGGAATTCTTTACGACTTTGTAGATGTCTTAATAAATGACAATCTCATTAAAAGAAGATCTATTTCAGATTTATTGTTTTGGGCTTTTGCTTTTAGCATTATTGTAGGGCTATTGTTTTATGTTAATAATATCAATTTTAGATTTTATAATCTTTTAGGATTTGGTTTAGGATGGTTTATTTACTTCTTTACCTTAAGTAAACTAGTTCGAAGGGTATTTCATTTAATCAAGGAGATTATTAGGCTAATTGGTAGAAAAATAATTTGTTTTTTTAAAATCATTACTTTTCCGATTAGAAAGATTGCACAAAAGAGCAAGGCAGTGAATAATTTATGGAGAAAGATTATCAACAAAGTAGTGAAAGATTTTAAAAAATATAAATCATATTTATTCAAGAGTTGA